The nucleotide sequence AAACAAACAGATTGATCCTCTTATGATTATGTTATCATATACGTGCTTTCTCTGTATCTTTTTACTTTTAGTATAAATAGGGTAACCCTCATGGAGGGAGGCTAATCTCTTTAGCTCGGTAGAATCACATGGGCACAAAGCTCTCTTTCTCAAGAGTTGTAATGTTGTTGCATTCCCAAGCTCGGGTTCAAACTAGAGACCAAAGTTGCTCTCGGCTAAATTGTCAGTAACACATTAGTTATTGCATTGGCTGTCAATAATTAGCTTAATTTGTCTTAACATCAGTTTTATATAACTGACATCATTGATCCCAGATTCTCTTCCCGATGTAACCGAGGGTTCATCTATCTTTTATTTGAATGGTGCATTCCCCGCCCTCAATAATTTTCCAGTGTAGCTAACACAGTCTTTATTTTCCGAATGCAAACTAAGTTAATTTTCAACATCGTAATTCATAAACTATAAAACTTCGCCAACTTGCTTAATAGATGTTCTTTTTGTTTGCAATCAAATAATAGACACAATTAGTAATTAGAATAACCTACTTCAGAAAAAACTCCCTATGCACTcttaaaagagaagaaaaacatCCTAATAAAAGAAATAGTTCACTAAAATTTCAAGTATCCACAACAGTCCAACTAAAACTGGAAAGTTTCATAGCAACCCAAATATGCATAAATACATGATTAATGAAATTTGAATGTGTACGTGTACGTGATAAGAAAGAAGAATTGATTTTCGTTTCATGTATGAACATATATTATGTCCATTTTGTTTAATGTGTGTACGGGTATTGAATGGAATCTTACCCGACACAATGATCACCTACAATCAAGGAATGTGTATTCACATGAAGCAATGCCATATGGCCATCTGTATGTCCCTGAAACATAAAGAATTTAACCTTCAGCAGAAAATAAAaccaattttataattttctacAAACTTAATTAAGAATTCAAGTAGAGTTTAATATGGTTTGAGATACCTTTTTTATTCTATCAAGAGTCGATTCAACCTTAAAAGAGTTAAGAATTAAAACCCTAAACAAAaccaattttacaaaaaaaagatCCCCAGATTTATGATTCCAATACATACTTGGTTAAAATTTCAGTACTATGTAACAAGGTTATTTTGTCAGGAACCAATTCAAACTTAAAAGAGTTACTAGGCAATAGTCATGGATGGTATTTGGTTTACACCTCTGAGACAATCTTCATGCAAAAAGCACTGGATTTGAAGCATGGACAAAGCACGGGTTTGTTTTCAAGAGGTTACTTACCATCTTAAGAACCAATTCGACCAAAgcttaatttattaaaataagaaacGTCAAAGTTTTTTCTGGCGATTTAACATATAGTTGGTGAAAATTCACCATCCTATAAGGTAATGTCAAAAAAGAGAAGCAAATATGTCATTATCTGGTCATACATCTTAAAGGAAAATTTTCAAACATATATTATGGAGCCTGGgtcaaaaaaattgaagttattaCAACCCAACTACACAGTACATGAAAGATGATAGACCGGAACATGCTATAATCTGTAAAAGAAGGATAATACATGTGAAAAATACCGGTGCAAAAATAACTTTCAATTTCTGACCACCAATGTAAATGTCTTCATCTCCAGTAACCGAGGTATAGCCGAGTGACCAATCATCtgtaatcataaaaaaaatcacaatatcAGTTTATTAGCATGGTGAAGTTATTTAAGGTCAGagtttaaaaaactaaaagaaaaatttaaagcaAATCTGAAAAAATAATCATAGGTTTTTCTCTAAGAGACTTATATAACAGCATAGAATTGTGCATCCAAGCTTTCTTACGTATTGTAAATCAAACTTACTTTCATAAGCAAAAGGAAGTCAAATATCACACTTGTctctcattgttttattttccaCTGATATTTAATGACAAATAGTCATGGGTTATATTGTATGTCAGGCATTCATTTATGGGCCAATTTAACTGGAAAGAATATCTCCTACATGCATTAGTAGAATGTCTATAGTATATAACTTAAGCCCCAAAAGAATGTTTGAAAATGACAGAAAAACAAGATGAAAGATAATTCAATTACAGTCAATTTGGAATATTACTAAAATGTTTTTTCACCATGGATGTATGTACTTAAGTTTTTAgggacataattttttttaatctgttCTTAATAGGACCAAGATATGGGAATAGGGTCAAAGCTAGTTAGACAGTTAGATCTCTGTTAAGTTAGTTACAGTAATTCAATCAAGGAGATGGATAGTTAGGTATTGGGGTTCCATCAGCAAGATCAAGATAGAATATGCATTTAGAAATTTCGATGGGAAAACTGGGTGAAAGTTGTGTTGCGAGAGGAAAACCATGGAGGAGAATTATTTCTCCTTGTTGACTTGatacaaaactaaaaataaaacacatgtTTGCAAAATGACTACAAAAACATTactgaaaaaattgaaacaaaaaaattagcaTTATAACCTCTACTTATGCGTCTCATGGTATTCTCATGCGCTAACAAAATAGCATCAGGATTGCACTTCTGTATAACTGAGAGACCTGTCATAAGAGGTGAAAATACACTAGAATTAGCAATACTATactcaatttaatttataaaaattaaaaacattttaagtGTAAGCTTTCAAGTTCAATAATGTATCCATCACAGACAATAGTTTTTGCAAGAATAGGAGAAAACATGACGATTCATGAAAAATACACTTGAATGCAGAACTAACAAATATAAGAGTATGTCTTGCTGCCTTTTGGTTCTGACTTGGTTTCAGAGCAGACAACAAGACGGATAACTTTTTATGACTACCACACCATTATGGCGTGGCGTATACTCATATCATAGCATAACTTGACTATAAAAGAACACAAACTTACTAAATTTTTAGCAAAGACTTACCATCAACATGGTCACGGTGATGATGGGTGACAAAGACCACTAGTCTTCTTGGCAAAGCAGTAACAATATTCTTTAGCTGATAATTACAGAGtaacgaaaaataaataaaaattccaaAAGCAGATAATGTGAAAATTGACAACTTATAGAAAATACGATATGGCAGGAGGGCAGAGTgaaatatcaaaaaaaaaaatctaatatattCCTCAAAAGTCACAGCTCAAATCTGAGcaggaaaaaaaatagatcaTAAATTCAATCAAACAAATAGGACTTGCTATTGTTTTTTCTGTCAATAAATAATGCCAATATACTAATAACTAAGTAGTCATTGCAGTATGATCTAGTACGAAGTATGAAATATGCATCTCATGAGCATGAAACAGAAAACAGAAAGATAAAAACATTATTTGAAGGCTAAAATGACATGTATTAACTGCACAATTTTGCATGTTATGCAGAAGTATAACCTCTCCATGGAATTTTGACAGACATCCTGGATCAACTATCAGTGCATCTCCATAAACAATAAGTTGATTGTCCTTGGAAGCATTTGGAACATTCTCAGGTGCAAACACCACCAAATTTGTTGTGTGAAAAGGCTTCGCTGTCCTACTTCCCATAGGAATGAGTATAACACCAGTCGGATACtcctgaaaatgaaaataaatcttCCATCTGTAACAGATtattaacataaattaaataatgactTTGAAGAAAAATGCTTCCTCTATCTCCTTACCATGTGCATGAATATTGAACTAAAGctataatatttgaatatgaataaataaattgaagatGTAACTTTTGTGTAGCAACATCTTGCTGATCTGGAGGACGGTTTTATCCTTTTAACCCAGAAACAGTCAAGAAAGTGAGTTAGCACATTTACAAGTGCATGGATGTAGGAGAGTGGTGAAAACCTAGTAAGACAAATCTCAACATTAGAGCATTcgcatctctttttttttttctttctggtgAATTGTACATGCAATGCTGAGGGAGGTTGATAACCTTTTAGAACAAAAGACATGTTTCTGAAATATCAATTCCCAATAAATGTCCAACCattgaaagaaaacaattttttgaaagaaaaaaaaacctggTAGTTGATGGCTGGAGGGGCTTCCCAGTTTGCAGAGACAGACGAGTCATTTACAAGACCGACAACTACCAATGGTCCAACACGATCACCATGTGGAATCACTTCCAGAAGCCAGTTAAGACAGCTTTGAATGGACATCCATTTATACGAATCTGTATATAGAGTTATAGCTTCACATTGATAATAATGAGAATGAAAGCATAGATCAACAATGCATGCAAGTAAACATTCACATTGACTTCATGAATGGGTTGAAATTCATGTAAACTACCTACACTGCTTACAGATGCTATACACTAGAAAGATAACTCATCGGTAGTTAAAATACTTGCAAAATAGAAATGGTCTCAATTTTTGTTCACTAGGACATCAATCGGCCGCCATTTATTCAGTAGaagtgaaaagaaaattaacatgTTAGCACATGAACTTCGAAACGTTTGGTGGCAACAATGCACAAATTTGTGCATTACAGAAGTTAAGGAAAGTTATTTTtgaaccattagattaaaaggAACATTGATCATTATTATAGACTGCCCACATCATATCTTTCAAATTTGTGCATTGTGTATAGTAAATGTCACCGTAACGTTTAAACCTTTCTCAATCTcagaataaaataagaaaagaagCTTGAACTGCGCTCAAGAAAACAAAACACATGGAGCTATATTGTTTTCATTCCCCTGTTACTTGGCTTCTTTACCAAGTTTCTGGGACCTCTATAAATATGATTTCTCTGAAATCCAGAGACTTTGGATGCGTTTATTacagctttaaaaaaaatagattttgggtTAAAAGAATCTAGggatttttaaaaatctaaagctatttatttgtttactatcataaaatgattttttttaagattttaatctCTTACATTTGAGTTCcttgtttttagaaaaaaatatatatattttgaaaaagctaCTAGGATTAGCTTTTCATTTTGAggctaaaaatgattttttaatctgaaacaaacactgcaaaaataaaataaaaagtgattttttggttaaaaaatagattttttattcaaataatataCAGATTCACTTTATTTGTCTCTCAATCCATTTTAGTTTCTCtaatttttgttcatttctcttcattttctcaGCTATTTATTCCTACAATTATAATCACAAATACGCAACTATTACATCTTCCTAACCTGATTCCTACACATTTCTACCACATATCGCAATTCATACATTACTGcaaacaaaacaacagccaACAATATAAACTTGAGAAACCTGAAAAGTCCTTGATCTCATCATCTACAAGCTTCCCAGCAATGAAAACAGTGTTAACAGGTAAACCAGGTCCAAACGCAGGTTCCTTTACATACTTATGAAACTTCCACTCTCCTCTTTCAACAATCCCAAACCCTAACTCTCCAAAAACCTAAtcacaaaacaattaaacaccAAATTCATAACTACTTTCAGCtcaataattcaaaacaaaccaaaattCAAGAGCACTACCTCTTTTAGAGCGGAATGGATATCGAATTCACTGAAATTGAACTCATCGGAATGTGATACCGAAATTTGTACCTCGACCGGTGGGTCCGATTGTGGTTGCAGTGGATTCAACTGCACTGAAGGTAAGTCCCAGAGATCAGAATCGAGGAAAGAATCGTATTCTTCGTCGTTGAATTTGGGAGGACGTGATTGCTTAATGAGGAGAAACTCGTTTTGGTTTGAAGGATTTTGGATGATCAAAGCGAGTTTGTGAGTTGCCATTGTCCAAGAACTGGAAAACGGTAGTTGAGCGACAAGTTTTTAATAACAAGTACAACCAACTCAACTTCTATTACATCATTTAATAGCCGTTTTATTAGTTCCacatctcataaaaaaagactaataatactccatccgtttttaaatataagcaaaattgaatcaatctaaaaagttaattttgtttatatttaaaaacgaatGGAGTATATTTTATCTCAGAAATTATACATTATTATATCgggattttaaaaattaacttttatttcattaaacttatcaactatttttatttttgtcttctttataaatcaaatttatcTAATGAGGAATGCTTGCTAGCGACATGTTCTTTTTAACACCTTCgctaacatttattattttattagaagAAATCGACGTGGATCTTACACTTTGTAAATGGATCTCACATAAAGCGATGGAGTTCACCTTGATTTCATTCAAGGATATGgtgagtattagagagagtgttaGAAAGATAATGTTGTTGATAACATTCTTCTTATCTAATAAAGCATaatccttttgttttttgtgttatGAAAAGGAACCTAATATTGAGTTTGACCGCGAAAACTTAATATTGAGTGTGACCGCGCGAAATAAGTATAGTCTAAGCAAGAATTTATTGTATTgtccataaattaaatttgggttattttcaacaatttgtttttttatctcaTTAACTAGTTGAACTCAACTGTATGGTTGATCCACCTCTACGTTTAGATGAATAAACcatttgattttagttcatTTTCTCACTAAAGCATCAATGTTGACTAGCTTAACTCGTCTACAATCTgtaatataaacaaattaaactttCAAACTAAATTAAGGATCTATTGTGAGTCAAGTTTTTATTAGATCGAGTAGCTTTGTGCACACGGGAAAGAGCATTGGGTTGTAGCAATTTTCTATAGTTTTTATGACTTGAAGGTTGGGAGTCGGGTTAGTTTGTGTTTCCATAGGGGGGGGGGGTTAACCATCTCATTCCTTGTGTTGTGTTGCTGGGAAATTGAACAAGGCATATGTCGGTTTGGAAAGTTTGCAAGAtgttgcttatgttgttaataAAAACcgacaaaagaagaaataagGTATACTTgttccgtttttaaatataagtaaattttactttttaggttcatttaattaatgatgtaacGGATAGAGTATGTCAGTGTTGCGAAGGTAACGAACGAAATTGGTTTGACAAGAGATAGGCGATTGggtcaatatattttttttaaacggaCCTATCGTTAAATGAGATCTCTTTTAAGGACAGATTTAGACGTTGAATAACTGTGGCGAACATCATAGAAATGCAATTgaattgacaaaaaataatcacacataaatattttgaattaaatattttgacatgtcacaaatcacaaatattttaattaaaaaaacttaaaatatttatgtACACATTTATGCAttactaatattattattattattaatttgttttggtcaagtaacctagtggctagagttcacacaatttaattataaagaaGTGGGATGTCCGAAGTTCGAATCTCGGGCTCTGCATATAAAATTCAATCAATATCCCTACTAATTAAGTTAAGCTCACgtgaatcaaatattattatttttatctgtcaagaaaaataatttttttttttaatttaaaaaagggGGTCCAATCCAAAATGTCTTGGCAAAATACTTATACTAGTTTTTATATTTAGAGAAAgcaaggaaaaataaattaaaccaaGCAGCATTGGGATGGGCCATTGAGCATTTTGaatgtataaataaaaatttagtaaaaaaaagaaagaaaatgggaCACCATCTTGCGACTTGGTCTTACAGAAGCAACCTGACTCTGGCGTTGTTTCTTGAATTCAAAACGCAATCTCTCTTATTTCTAATTGAcctgtttctttctttctttctttcagatCCCCAACAAACACATTCCGAGGTAACCGATCCAATGCCGTTTTGAATCGCGTGCCACCCATAAtctctttttcccttttttGAATTCTATTATcactattcaattcaattgaacAAACCACTTATTAGGTCATAGTAGTAGTTTCCCAAACCCCCCAAAAGCTCAATTCTACCttcttttttcattcaacaGCTACTCCTCCTTGTTGTTCGAAtagaaagataaagataaagagaaAGAGAGGCTTCAGGTCTATGGATCAAAAAATGGAAGGAACGTCTGCACCAGCAATTCGACGTGACCCTTACGAAGTTTTAGGCGTTTCGAAGGAATCATCCGATCAGGAAATTAAAACCGCTTACAGAAAACTTGCTCTCAAGTCAGTCTCTTTTCCCTTTTTTACTTTCTACctcattttttcaatttcttatgtTAATTGATACTACAATACTTTTCTAAATGATATACTAGTACAACTGTAGAACCCTAGATTTTTAAGGTCATCAACACTTAACATAAGAACCCTAATCCCTCTCCCTAAAGGCACCAACATTTAGTCTTTATGTTTCCTAAAGATTCCCTCTTTTGAtaaaaatctgttttttttttttttttagacatttTACCCGTGTAATTCGAATTACCATGTCTGGGCTCTACCATAATTTGAATTGCACTCAACAGAAACTTTAGGATCGAAAAAACAACAGCATAATTGAATTACCTAAGGTTGCCCCTGACAAGATTCTAAATTTTTGCCTCATTCAAATCCTAATTAACCTGTCCAAACCCTGAAAAAACACTCATTTTAAGTTTGTTTCTTAAAATTGGGCGCTATAGCAGATGTCGCTGTTGCTAGAGTAGCACCTTGGAATGAGTTTAAAAATGCCCTTAAAATTGAATGTTTATGACTTTTGCTTGGGGTATTAAAGCAATTTTTGCAATTCAAATACTATAGATTAGTGTTTGAGCTTTTCTCTCAAATTGTCTCACTCCTGCTATCAGTTTTTACCCTCTCTCTGATTAGTCATATCTAGTTGTGAAGTTTTTATGTATATAGTATAAATTGCATAAGCTGTGTAGGAATTTCGAAATAGCAGCCATCCCCCTATCTGCTAGCTTGCTATAGCTTTTCTTGGGTCGGACACTATGCTCTGCTATCCACAATTGATAACACTGATCTCTATATAATTGACAGGTATCACCCTGACAAGAATGCCAACAATCCTGAAGCTTCAGAACTATTCAAAGAGGTTGCATATTCTTATAATATCTTATCCGACCCAGAAAAGAGAAGGCAGTATGACAGTGCAGGATTTGAGGTTactttcttcctcttcttcccATGTGAATCCAAAGCTTTTCTTCTGTTTATCTGTTCCTGCCTTTCCTACagtatgaaaacaaaaattatggCTAGTGGCATAGGAAAATTATACTAAGTTATTTAGCTTGGAAAACAGATAAAAAATGCATTGCTCAACTActatttttttccccttttctgtGGAGTTTGCCATTTTAACATCTTACTTCTATGATGGTCTGTAATTGAACCTGCAAGCTTTTCTTATGCTTTCAACATATACATTTCAGAAGAGAGGAGCTAATGCATTCATATTGCCTCCCTGCAACTTGGAATTTGAGTGAATGACACATCTCCAcgtcaaatattatatttatttagtaaaaaaaaattagagtttaTATTTTAGCTGTAAAACATGAGTCATTTGTTTCGGACTAGACCTTTTAGTTACATATGTACTGTTTTTGTTATTTCTGCCTATCTTTTTGTAGATTACTATCCTTTTAGTCAATTCATGCATTTATCTTTACTATTATATATTCTTGATAATTTAAGTTTCATTAGTACTCTGCTGCTTGCATTAATGTAAATGGTTTGCTTTTTATATATCGGACTCTGCTGCTTGCATTAATGTGAATggtttgttttttatatatcgGTAGTGCTATATAGTCCTCGAAAGCTCTTTCGCGTTTCAGTTCATATTCCTGATACAACTCTCCTTTTAATTAATATGTAACTTTAAGCTATTTTGCCTATTTATATCAGGCACTTGATGCTGATAGCATGGACATGGAAATCGATTTATCTAATCTTGGGACTGTGAACACTATGTTTGCAGCTTTATTCAGGTGTGGGTTTTAGAGCATGAGTATGACTGCttgttttcaaaattatttagcTCTACATTGTTTCTTACTTTATTTGGTAACAGCAAGCTGGGTGTCCCAATCAAGACTACCATTTCGGCTAATGTTCTTGAAGAAGCTTTGAATGGCACTGTTACAGTCAGACCCCTTCCAATGGGAACATCTGTTAGTGGAAAGGTTCATACATTCTTCATGATGAATGAAGCAATGCAATAATCTTGGTTTCTATTTGTTCTTAACCCACTTATGTGGCAATTTGTTGCAGGTAGAGAAGCAATGTGCTCACTTTTTTGGTGTGACAATAAATGAGCAGCAAGCTGAGTCCGGGATTGTAGTAAGAGTTACTTCAACTGCACAAAGCAAATTCAAGGTATCACTGATGCCTTTTTTGCAATGACTCCGGCTAATATAGCATCAGATTGTAATATTGAACGCTGATTTTTCAGTTGCTCTATTTCGAACAAGATGCAAACGGGGGCTATGGTTTAGCATTGCAGGTAATatctactccctccattcctttttaaCTGTTGCTTTTGTAGAAATTTTTTGTCCCTTCTTATTTGTTGTtgtcaaagttcaatgcaacaataattattgttttgtcaattatacccttaagtatttattgcAGAGATAGAAATATGTGTAATGAGATAATATCTTGTTAATGGTATAATACAAAAAAGCaaacaatttaatcaaaaaagtaACAAAGTTTATTGATTTTCTTGGAATGTGTGAATAATCTTAAAACAGACAACTAAAAAGGAAATGAGGGAGTATTAACCTAGTGCTTCTTCTTTTACTCCCTTATCTCCCTTtgtattaaattgaaattgatacaCTCACCATGAGTGGGTTGAGTTGTAAGCAGTCCTAACCACCTGGGGCGAGAACATGGGACTCGGATATCACAGAAACATAACAGCACGAATTTTAAGCTATGGTGGCTGTTAATAAGCCTTTGGCCTTGTGTTTCCTGTTTTTATCATCTGGataaaaaccaaaatcaattcatcCAAACTTTCAAATCTTGTGTAACACATTTTATCATCTGGATTTTGTAAAGTAATTTGCTGTTAGACTAACAAATCAGAGACAGAGATAACACAAAATGCACTTCAATTCTTCTTAAGTCATTCATAATTGATTCATAGATTGCACAAATCACAACTACTTTATTGAAGTAGTAGTTGTGCAATTAGAATTGGAAGTTTATTTAGTTATCTATGCAATTGTCTATACAGGAAGATAGTGAGAAGACTGGCAAGGTGACATCTGCTGGAATGTATTTCTTACATTTTCAAGTGTACAGAATGGATTCAACCGTGAATGCGGTATGGATATTATGTCTATTTGGTTTCTTTTATGTGTTGCGAGCTGTTTGGAAAGTGGTGGTCACTTTTAGTGTTGTGGTGCAGTTAGCGATGGCTAAGGATCCTGAGGGGGCTTTCTTTAAAAGGTT is from Medicago truncatula cultivar Jemalong A17 chromosome 1, MtrunA17r5.0-ANR, whole genome shotgun sequence and encodes:
- the LOC11421877 gene encoding uncharacterized protein isoform X2; protein product: MATHKLALIIQNPSNQNEFLLIKQSRPPKFNDEEYDSFLDSDLWDLPSVQLNPLQPQSDPPVEVQISVSHSDEFNFSEFDIHSALKEVFGELGFGIVERGEWKFHKYVKEPAFGPGLPVNTVFIAGKLVDDEIKDFSDSYKWMSIQSCLNWLLEVIPHGDRVGPLVVVGLVNDSSVSANWEAPPAINYQEYPTGVILIPMGSRTAKPFHTTNLVVFAPENVPNASKDNQLIVYGDALIVDPGCLSKFHGELKNIVTALPRRLVVFVTHHHRDHVDGLSVIQKCNPDAILLAHENTMRRISRDDWSLGYTSVTGDEDIYIGGQKLKVIFAPGHTDGHMALLHVNTHSLIVGDHCVGQGSALLDINSGGNMSEYFETTYKFLELSPHALIPMHGRVNVWPKQMLCEYLKNRRSREAAILKAIEGGAKTLFEIVAYVYSNVDRRAWIPASSNVRLHVDHLAEQHKLPKDFCLETFSSSLVAFADNLGKL
- the LOC11421877 gene encoding uncharacterized protein isoform X1 codes for the protein MATHKLALIIQNPSNQNEFLLIKQSRPPKFNDEEYDSFLDSDLWDLPSVQLNPLQPQSDPPVEVQISVSHSDEFNFSEFDIHSALKEVFGELGFGIVERGEWKFHKYVKEPAFGPGLPVNTVFIAGKLVDDEIKDFSDSYKWMSIQSCLNWLLEVIPHGDRVGPLVVVGLVNDSSVSANWEAPPAINYQEYPTGVILIPMGSRTAKPFHTTNLVVFAPENVPNASKDNQLIVYGDALIVDPGCLSKFHGELKNIVTALPRRLVVFVTHHHRDHVDGLSVIQKCNPDAILLAHENTMRRISRDDWSLGYTSVTGDEDIYIGGQKLKVIFAPGHTDGHMALLHVNTHSLIVGDHCVGQGSALLDINSGGNMSEYFETTYKFLELSPHALIPMHGRVNVWPKQMLCEYLKNRRSREAAILKAIEGGAKTLFEIVAYVYSNVDRRAWIPASSNVRLHVDHLAEQHKLPKEFSIRNFKNTCGLHFLSRWIWGYTSCSIHPRKSSFLIAGVLVGIAVLVHCSAKTKFRK
- the LOC11443713 gene encoding chaperone protein dnaJ 15 gives rise to the protein MDQKMEGTSAPAIRRDPYEVLGVSKESSDQEIKTAYRKLALKYHPDKNANNPEASELFKEVAYSYNILSDPEKRRQYDSAGFEALDADSMDMEIDLSNLGTVNTMFAALFSKLGVPIKTTISANVLEEALNGTVTVRPLPMGTSVSGKVEKQCAHFFGVTINEQQAESGIVVRVTSTAQSKFKLLYFEQDANGGYGLALQEDSEKTGKVTSAGMYFLHFQVYRMDSTVNALAMAKDPEGAFFKRLEGLQPCEVSELKPGTHIFAVYGDNFFKTASYTIEAVCAKSHEDTTQKLQDIEAQILRKRNELRQFESEYRKALARYQEVTDRYTKEKQSVDELLKQRDGIHSTFTIVKPTSTSGSGSNLSNGSSSKISGEDSKGESPGEDGGSDSKDKSGKKKWFNLNLKGSGSDKKLI